In the genome of Eggerthella sp. YY7918, one region contains:
- a CDS encoding type I restriction-modification system subunit M — MIDSAKYQAQASELSQKLWAIANDLRGNMDSTKFRNYILGTIFYSYLSERTEEYMQEILKEDGLTYEQAFSDADYRPVVEQWSIEHLGYIIKPENLFRELVRKIVRPKDDADRFSVEDYERAVNELTGSTMGQASEAAFSGLFNDMKLQDPDLGDTVAERTALIAKVIVKISEIDFSLSDSQFDVLGTAYMILIGLFASDAGKKSGEFFTPTGPSKLVATLATVGLDEAKTVGDCTCGSASMLLEVQKHLTTGRVGHFYGQENNATTYNLARMNMLMHGVDYQNFDIYKGDTLREDKYSDVKMTVQVCNPPYSLKYDANPALLDDPRYSGAGKLPPKSHADYAFVEHMIYHMDDDDGRVAVLLPHGVLFRGGAEEVIRKYIVKDLNRLDAVIGLAPNLFHGTPIPVCLLVLKTKRNGNSGNVLFIDASKEFKPGKNQNTLEDEHIQKIVDAYVKREDVGRFAHVADMAEIEANGWNLNIPRYVDTFEEEKPVDLEAVRDDLKRIESEKKAAIDKAESMLCQLGL; from the coding sequence ATGATTGACTCTGCGAAATACCAGGCGCAGGCGAGCGAGCTTTCCCAGAAGCTCTGGGCCATCGCGAACGACCTGCGCGGGAACATGGATTCCACGAAGTTCAGGAACTACATTCTGGGGACGATTTTCTACAGCTACCTGTCGGAGCGCACCGAGGAGTACATGCAGGAGATTCTGAAGGAGGACGGGCTGACCTACGAGCAGGCGTTCTCCGATGCGGACTACCGCCCGGTTGTCGAGCAGTGGTCTATCGAGCATCTGGGCTACATCATTAAGCCCGAGAATTTGTTCCGGGAGCTTGTGCGCAAAATTGTTCGCCCGAAGGACGATGCGGACAGATTCAGCGTCGAGGACTACGAGCGCGCGGTGAACGAGCTGACAGGTTCCACCATGGGGCAGGCGTCCGAGGCTGCGTTCAGCGGGCTGTTCAATGACATGAAGCTGCAGGACCCGGATTTGGGCGATACCGTTGCCGAGAGGACAGCGCTCATCGCGAAGGTCATCGTGAAAATCAGCGAGATTGACTTCAGCCTGTCGGATTCGCAGTTCGACGTGCTGGGCACGGCGTACATGATTCTCATCGGCCTGTTCGCATCGGACGCGGGCAAGAAGAGCGGCGAGTTCTTCACGCCCACGGGGCCGTCGAAGCTGGTGGCGACGCTGGCGACCGTCGGTCTGGACGAGGCGAAGACGGTGGGCGACTGCACCTGCGGCTCGGCGTCCATGCTTCTGGAGGTGCAGAAGCACCTCACGACCGGGCGCGTCGGTCACTTCTACGGGCAAGAGAACAACGCCACCACGTACAACCTCGCCCGCATGAACATGTTGATGCACGGCGTTGATTACCAGAACTTCGACATCTACAAGGGCGACACGCTGCGCGAGGACAAGTACAGCGACGTGAAGATGACCGTTCAGGTGTGCAACCCGCCCTACTCGCTGAAGTACGACGCGAACCCGGCGCTGCTGGACGACCCGAGGTATTCGGGCGCGGGCAAGCTGCCGCCGAAGTCCCATGCCGACTACGCGTTCGTGGAGCACATGATTTACCACATGGACGACGATGACGGGCGCGTCGCGGTGCTGCTGCCCCACGGCGTGCTGTTCCGCGGCGGTGCCGAGGAGGTCATCCGCAAGTACATCGTGAAGGACCTGAACAGGCTCGATGCGGTCATCGGCCTCGCCCCGAACCTGTTCCACGGCACGCCTATCCCGGTGTGCCTGCTGGTGCTGAAGACGAAGCGCAACGGCAACAGCGGCAACGTGCTGTTCATCGACGCGAGCAAGGAGTTCAAGCCGGGCAAGAACCAGAACACGCTGGAGGACGAGCACATCCAGAAGATTGTCGACGCCTACGTGAAGCGCGAGGACGTGGGCAGGTTCGCCCACGTGGCCGACATGGCCGAGATTGAGGCGAACGGCTGGAACCTCAACATCCCGCGTTACGTGGATACGTTCGAGGAAGAGAAACCCGTGGACCTTGAGGCCGTGCGCGACGACCTCAAGCGCATCGAGAGTGAGAAGAAGGCCGCTATCGACAAGGCCGAGTCGATGCTGTGCCAGCTGGGGCTGTGA
- a CDS encoding type I restriction endonuclease subunit R, translating into MAHISEYDVENLFIDRLESIGYEFVDMSNYDDVVANFRKQLAAFNAPKLVEAKGEAAFSDAEFGRVMIHVDNHSVYESAKILRDKYVLTLDNGRTVYLDFFSSDTDRNIYQVTHQVTMDKDHKDDVSYKNRYDVTILINGLPLVQIELKRPGVEINEAINQINRYRKFSFKGLFRYLQLFIVSNSVQTKYFCNENEMDGGVYNPILKSLVFFWTDENNKRINKLDEFTAEFLRRSTITEMLDKYMVIKTTEPVLMVMRPYQIFAVKAAKRRVLESNQNGYVFACTGSGKTLTSFKLAQLLRDEPRVDKVIFLIDRKDLDDQTVDEYNSFEKDCVDGSDSTAVLVKQLKQADRKLIVTTIQKMANAVKSKRYEALMDSYRDKKVVFIIDECHRSQFSKMHGDIQRHFRNANYIGFTGTPIFEANKGKDGRTTADVFYAGSKLDACLHRYMIKDAIADGNVLRFSVEYQRTIFAKQVAANGIDPERLGDPDYCRRHNLDLDALYHDDERIRVIAEDIFEHHEQHVHPQGKDIYTALFAVDSIKTLGKYYDAFKALNEARPEGERYRVAAIFTYQANEDMDEGGDEHSQELLGRCMDDYNAMFGTSFAPDSFDAYRKDITRRMKQKDLPQVDILLVVNMMLTGFDAKPLNTLYLDKNLIWHTLVQAYSRTNRVDKVTKQFGQVVSYRDIKRAQDDALRLFSGDGDPNEYLLESYEYYVNKWVNQVPVLRKAAQTVDDAGQLQSEGDIRQFVVAFRSLSGTLATLKTFGKFDWADLSVVLDDEEYEGYKSWYLYYHDEAKKRDPKVPVPVDVDFDVELVRTDRINVMYILSLLKSAHDAEKSDEERARDIDLVMREIERSDNDALRAKKDIMEAFIRTRFYDLPEDADIQQAYEQFERESLQAEIESFAYDNGLDAKDVLEVFSEYTFGGSISEEAIRRRLAAYHMGLLKITKMTGAIKEFVVNTYSRYKAEGE; encoded by the coding sequence ATGGCTCATATATCAGAATACGATGTCGAGAACCTGTTCATAGACAGGCTTGAGAGCATTGGCTATGAGTTCGTCGATATGTCGAACTACGACGACGTTGTGGCGAATTTCCGCAAGCAGCTCGCGGCGTTCAATGCGCCCAAGCTGGTTGAGGCGAAGGGGGAAGCCGCCTTCTCGGACGCAGAGTTCGGCCGCGTGATGATTCATGTGGACAACCACAGCGTCTACGAGTCCGCGAAGATTCTGCGCGACAAGTACGTCCTGACGCTGGATAACGGTCGGACCGTGTATCTGGATTTCTTCAGCTCCGATACCGACCGCAACATCTACCAGGTGACGCACCAGGTCACGATGGACAAGGACCACAAGGACGACGTTTCGTACAAGAACCGTTACGATGTGACGATTCTCATCAACGGCCTTCCGCTGGTCCAGATTGAGCTGAAGCGCCCCGGCGTGGAGATAAACGAGGCGATAAACCAGATTAACCGCTACCGCAAGTTCTCGTTCAAGGGGTTGTTCCGCTATTTGCAGCTGTTCATCGTGTCGAACTCGGTGCAGACCAAGTATTTCTGCAACGAGAACGAGATGGACGGCGGCGTCTACAATCCGATTCTGAAGAGCCTGGTGTTCTTCTGGACGGACGAGAACAACAAGCGCATCAACAAGCTGGACGAGTTCACAGCCGAGTTCCTGCGGCGCTCGACTATCACCGAGATGCTGGACAAGTACATGGTCATCAAGACAACCGAGCCGGTGCTGATGGTCATGAGGCCGTATCAGATTTTCGCCGTGAAGGCGGCGAAGCGGCGCGTGCTGGAGTCGAACCAGAACGGGTACGTCTTCGCATGCACTGGTTCGGGCAAGACGCTCACGTCCTTCAAGCTGGCGCAGCTTCTGCGCGATGAGCCGAGGGTCGACAAGGTCATCTTCCTGATTGACCGCAAGGACCTCGACGACCAGACCGTGGACGAGTACAACTCGTTCGAGAAGGACTGCGTTGACGGCTCGGACTCGACCGCCGTGCTGGTGAAGCAGCTGAAGCAGGCGGACCGCAAGCTCATTGTGACGACCATCCAGAAGATGGCGAACGCGGTCAAGAGCAAGCGCTACGAGGCGTTGATGGATTCGTACCGCGACAAGAAGGTCGTGTTCATCATCGACGAGTGCCACCGCAGCCAGTTCAGCAAGATGCACGGCGACATCCAGCGGCATTTCCGCAACGCGAACTACATCGGCTTCACCGGCACGCCCATCTTCGAGGCGAACAAGGGCAAGGACGGCAGGACGACCGCCGACGTGTTCTACGCGGGCTCGAAGCTGGACGCCTGCCTGCACCGCTACATGATTAAGGACGCTATCGCGGACGGCAACGTCCTGCGGTTCTCCGTCGAGTATCAGCGGACGATTTTTGCGAAGCAGGTCGCCGCGAACGGCATCGACCCCGAGCGCCTGGGCGACCCGGATTACTGTCGTCGCCACAACCTCGATTTGGACGCCCTGTATCATGACGACGAGCGCATCCGCGTCATCGCGGAGGACATCTTCGAGCATCACGAGCAACATGTCCACCCGCAGGGAAAGGACATCTACACGGCGCTGTTCGCGGTCGATTCCATCAAAACGCTCGGGAAGTATTACGACGCGTTCAAGGCACTGAACGAGGCGAGGCCGGAGGGCGAGCGCTACCGCGTGGCCGCAATCTTCACGTACCAGGCCAACGAGGACATGGACGAAGGCGGCGACGAGCACTCCCAAGAGCTTCTAGGCCGCTGCATGGACGACTACAACGCGATGTTCGGCACGTCCTTCGCGCCGGACTCCTTCGATGCGTACCGCAAGGACATCACGCGGCGCATGAAGCAGAAGGACCTTCCGCAGGTGGACATCCTGCTGGTGGTCAATATGATGCTCACCGGGTTCGACGCCAAGCCTCTGAACACGCTGTATCTGGACAAGAACCTTATCTGGCACACGTTGGTGCAGGCGTACAGCCGCACGAACCGCGTCGACAAGGTGACGAAGCAGTTCGGCCAGGTTGTGTCGTACCGCGACATCAAGCGCGCGCAGGACGATGCGCTGCGGCTGTTCTCCGGCGACGGGGACCCGAACGAGTACCTGCTGGAGAGCTACGAGTATTACGTGAACAAGTGGGTGAACCAGGTGCCCGTGCTGCGCAAGGCGGCGCAGACCGTCGACGATGCGGGGCAGCTCCAGAGCGAGGGCGACATCCGTCAGTTCGTCGTGGCGTTCCGCTCGCTGTCCGGTACGCTGGCGACGCTGAAGACCTTCGGCAAGTTCGACTGGGCCGACCTGTCCGTCGTGCTGGACGATGAGGAGTACGAGGGCTACAAGAGCTGGTACCTCTACTACCACGACGAGGCGAAGAAGAGGGACCCGAAGGTTCCCGTGCCCGTCGACGTCGATTTTGACGTGGAGCTGGTGCGAACCGACCGCATCAACGTGATGTACATCCTGAGCCTGCTGAAGTCGGCGCACGACGCCGAGAAGTCCGATGAGGAGCGGGCGCGGGACATCGACCTGGTGATGCGCGAGATTGAGCGCTCGGACAACGATGCGCTCCGCGCGAAGAAGGACATCATGGAGGCGTTCATCCGCACGCGCTTCTACGATTTGCCGGAGGACGCGGACATCCAGCAGGCATACGAGCAGTTCGAGCGCGAGAGCCTGCAGGCCGAGATTGAGTCCTTCGCTTATGACAACGGGCTTGATGCGAAGGACGTGCTGGAGGTCTTCTCGGAGTACACCTTCGGCGGGAGCATTTCCGAGGAGGCAATCCGCAGGAGGCTGGCCGCGTATCACATGGGGCTTCTGAAGATTACGAAGATGACGGGCGCCATCAAGGAGTTCGTCGTGAACACATATAGCCGCTACAAGGCAGAAGGAGAGTAA
- a CDS encoding ParA family protein, with the protein MKTILVCNQKGGVGKSLVADEIAFSFERSGIPVSFYDLDAQGGTLHRTHEADGAQVAVVDTPGALQEALSEWLKEADVVVIPTRTTSRDIEPLMRMRKAVFKHSRAKIVYVMNGWNRFKASRDFMEWFEGLAGDQTVVTLPQSEAFVQAGAAGVSVVQFDRRGKAARATRALVDTVREAAGFPRE; encoded by the coding sequence ATGAAGACGATTCTGGTGTGCAACCAGAAGGGCGGCGTGGGCAAGTCCCTGGTCGCCGACGAGATAGCATTCTCCTTCGAGCGCTCCGGCATCCCCGTGAGCTTCTACGACCTGGACGCCCAGGGCGGCACCCTGCACCGCACCCACGAGGCGGACGGCGCGCAGGTCGCCGTGGTGGACACGCCGGGGGCGCTCCAGGAGGCGCTGTCGGAGTGGCTGAAGGAGGCGGACGTGGTGGTCATCCCCACCCGCACCACGTCGAGGGACATCGAGCCGCTGATGCGCATGCGCAAGGCGGTGTTCAAGCACAGCCGGGCGAAGATTGTCTACGTGATGAACGGGTGGAACCGCTTCAAGGCGTCCCGCGACTTCATGGAGTGGTTCGAGGGGCTTGCGGGCGACCAGACGGTGGTCACGCTTCCCCAGTCCGAGGCGTTCGTGCAGGCGGGCGCTGCAGGCGTGTCCGTGGTCCAGTTCGACCGCAGGGGCAAGGCCGCGAGGGCGACGCGCGCCCTGGTGGACACGGTACGCGAGGCTGCGGGGTTCCCGAGAGAATAA
- a CDS encoding cAMP-binding protein, giving the protein MNEGWKRFHGTDEEVMWRIQVLKRTSRLCAAKAKELERMAKADGDMPAMDHASLMDVLKRIDNVMEWRFVNALGEVVLDADILAESIDCETLRSMRQCVVNAIVAIEEAEEGRDE; this is encoded by the coding sequence ATGAACGAAGGCTGGAAGAGGTTCCACGGCACGGACGAGGAGGTCATGTGGCGCATCCAGGTGCTGAAGCGCACCTCGCGCCTCTGCGCGGCCAAGGCCAAGGAGCTGGAGCGCATGGCGAAGGCGGACGGCGACATGCCCGCCATGGACCACGCGTCGCTCATGGACGTGCTGAAGCGCATCGACAACGTGATGGAGTGGCGGTTCGTGAACGCCCTGGGCGAGGTGGTGCTGGACGCAGACATCCTCGCCGAGAGCATCGACTGCGAGACCCTGCGCTCCATGCGGCAGTGCGTCGTGAACGCCATCGTGGCCATCGAGGAGGCGGAGGAGGGGCGCGATGAGTGA
- a CDS encoding restriction endonuclease subunit S has protein sequence MMIEPKLRFKADDGSDFPDWEEQKIEDVCVLNPRTEQLDDEFYYMDLGSIDHGRWEAPEIVNKVDAPSRAQRVAAIDDVFFQSVRPYNMGHYHYVAAKDKQVVASTGYIQARMRNGSNAFLYQLFYEERFNAEVNARCTGSNYPAINSRKFGEITVALPSLPEQRKIADLLSAVDDVIAAQEAEVAAWEKRKKGVMQKLFSQEVRFKADDGSDFPDWEEKTLGDICMYERQRSEGANFVGTENMLKDFGGVTFDNSNADGSGTLYHPGDTLMSNIRPYLKKAWLADRKGTCSTDVLVFHPTSVEPGYLYWLIASDAFVRYVMSAAKGSKMPRGDKKHIMEMPLLLPNKDEQRKIDDCLSSLNDVIIKAKNELAKWQELKKGLLQQMFV, from the coding sequence ATGATGATTGAACCGAAACTGAGGTTCAAGGCTGACGACGGGTCGGACTTCCCGGACTGGGAGGAGCAAAAGATAGAAGACGTCTGTGTTCTTAATCCGCGAACAGAACAGCTGGATGATGAGTTTTATTACATGGACCTTGGTAGCATCGACCATGGCAGGTGGGAAGCTCCAGAAATAGTTAACAAAGTCGATGCACCAAGCCGAGCGCAACGTGTAGCAGCAATTGACGACGTGTTCTTCCAGTCTGTTCGTCCATACAATATGGGTCACTATCATTATGTGGCGGCTAAGGACAAACAAGTTGTGGCATCCACTGGATATATTCAGGCAAGAATGCGAAACGGCAGCAATGCTTTTTTGTATCAGTTGTTCTACGAGGAAAGATTCAATGCCGAAGTAAATGCGCGTTGTACGGGGTCAAATTACCCCGCTATCAACAGTAGAAAGTTCGGCGAGATAACAGTTGCCCTTCCCTCCCTCCCCGAGCAGCGCAAGATTGCCGACCTGCTTTCTGCCGTTGACGACGTTATCGCCGCGCAGGAGGCGGAGGTCGCCGCATGGGAGAAGCGCAAGAAGGGCGTGATGCAGAAGCTGTTCAGCCAGGAGGTCAGGTTCAAGGCTGACGACGGGTCGGACTTCCCGGATTGGGAGGAAAAGACACTGGGCGATATATGCATGTACGAAAGACAGCGCAGTGAAGGGGCAAACTTCGTTGGAACTGAGAACATGCTGAAGGATTTCGGAGGTGTGACCTTCGATAATTCTAACGCCGATGGCTCTGGGACCTTGTATCATCCTGGCGACACATTGATGTCAAATATTCGTCCGTACCTCAAGAAGGCTTGGCTGGCAGACCGCAAAGGAACTTGTAGCACCGATGTCCTCGTATTTCATCCGACAAGTGTAGAGCCGGGGTATTTGTATTGGCTAATCGCGTCGGATGCTTTTGTCCGCTACGTCATGTCTGCGGCAAAAGGTTCAAAGATGCCTCGTGGTGACAAGAAGCATATCATGGAGATGCCATTGCTATTGCCGAATAAAGATGAGCAGCGCAAGATTGATGATTGTCTCTCGTCCCTTAATGATGTCATCATCAAGGCAAAGAACGAGCTTGCGAAGTGGCAGGAGCTGAAGAAGGGTCTGCTCCAGCAGATGTTCGTATAG
- a CDS encoding AlpA family transcriptional regulator yields MAKEQKKTKGSKPRYMTTYEAAELLGLSAGTLRVWRCQGKGPSYYKVGNAVRYKVDDLEAWKSANVKRIELTN; encoded by the coding sequence ATGGCTAAAGAACAGAAGAAGACGAAGGGGTCGAAACCCCGTTACATGACGACGTACGAAGCGGCGGAATTGCTCGGCCTGAGCGCCGGGACGCTCCGCGTCTGGCGTTGTCAAGGCAAAGGCCCGAGTTACTACAAGGTCGGCAATGCGGTCCGTTACAAGGTGGATGACCTTGAGGCGTGGAAGAGCGCCAACGTGAAGCGCATTGAGCTAACGAATTAA
- a CDS encoding phage/plasmid primase, P4 family, whose product MGKKENRPDACTASGTASTCDYDSTSVYAGQDMTENELIRTVTEEYLAGIDVDICPAPEQVERELLQATNNAIEEYNRGPRDPNAPVGASLKDAYPDQKPPGDARLRLRKHLDPYQIALIVRELHHAVGILWKDAGDDGNFDIGVYQTSGDNEGTYDVSEDGLTRLIRSYDSAITIRGVYETIAVLRSVCPHVERCHDRDLIAVNNGVYDYGSKMLLGFDPEFVFTGKVRVDFVENAPNPVIHNDEDGTDWDVVSWMGELSDDESIVRLLWQIVGAVIRPGVSWNKSAWFYSTSGNNGKGTLCSLMRNLLGRGSWESISLKDFSSPFMLEPLMRISAVITDENDTGTFVDDAAALKSIITGDPFQLNRKFKEPRTVLFKGFMVQCVNELPRLRDRSESMYRRLLVVPFEKRFEGNERKYIKDDYLKRKEVLEYVLYHLLAETDYYELDEPQACTALLDEFREVNDPVRQFLGDVLPEASWDILSWQFVHDLYRHWFQRNIPSGRPESRKALIADIKRLLPEWHEWSYTDNPVFVPDEMRAQPEPLIAEYEVTEWMNKAYRGSDQGRICMPDLPARVRGLMRTVPLGSGGSNETDSEDKED is encoded by the coding sequence ATGGGCAAAAAAGAAAACCGCCCCGATGCCTGCACAGCTTCCGGGACGGCCTCTACCTGTGATTATGATAGCACGTCCGTTTACGCAGGTCAAGACATGACCGAGAACGAGCTGATTAGAACGGTCACAGAGGAGTATCTGGCGGGCATCGACGTGGACATATGCCCCGCTCCCGAACAGGTCGAGCGGGAGCTTCTGCAGGCGACCAACAACGCCATCGAGGAGTACAACCGGGGTCCCCGCGACCCGAACGCGCCTGTCGGAGCATCATTGAAGGACGCCTATCCCGACCAGAAGCCGCCGGGAGACGCCCGCCTTCGCCTGCGCAAGCACCTGGACCCGTACCAGATTGCGCTGATTGTGCGCGAGCTGCATCACGCGGTGGGCATCCTCTGGAAGGATGCGGGCGACGACGGCAACTTCGACATCGGCGTCTACCAGACGTCCGGCGACAACGAGGGCACCTACGACGTCTCCGAGGATGGTCTGACGCGGCTCATCCGCAGCTACGACAGCGCGATTACGATTCGCGGCGTCTACGAGACGATTGCGGTTCTCCGTTCCGTGTGCCCGCACGTCGAGCGTTGTCATGACCGTGACCTTATCGCTGTGAACAATGGCGTGTACGACTACGGGAGCAAGATGCTCCTTGGCTTCGACCCGGAGTTCGTGTTCACCGGCAAGGTGCGCGTGGACTTCGTTGAGAACGCCCCGAACCCCGTGATACATAACGACGAGGACGGCACCGACTGGGACGTCGTGTCCTGGATGGGCGAGCTGTCCGACGACGAGAGCATCGTACGGCTGCTGTGGCAGATTGTCGGAGCGGTCATCCGACCCGGCGTCAGCTGGAACAAGAGCGCGTGGTTCTACTCCACGTCCGGCAACAACGGCAAGGGCACGCTGTGCTCCCTCATGCGCAACCTGCTGGGGCGCGGTTCCTGGGAGTCCATCTCGCTGAAGGACTTCTCTTCCCCGTTCATGCTGGAGCCGCTGATGCGTATTTCCGCCGTAATCACGGACGAGAACGACACGGGCACATTCGTGGACGACGCGGCGGCGCTCAAGTCCATCATCACGGGGGACCCGTTCCAGCTGAACCGCAAGTTCAAGGAGCCGCGCACGGTCCTTTTCAAGGGGTTCATGGTCCAGTGCGTCAACGAGCTGCCGAGGCTCCGCGACAGGTCGGAGTCCATGTACCGCCGCCTGCTGGTCGTGCCGTTCGAGAAGCGCTTCGAGGGCAACGAGCGCAAGTACATCAAGGACGACTACCTGAAGCGCAAGGAGGTGCTGGAGTACGTGCTGTACCACCTGCTGGCGGAGACCGACTACTACGAGCTGGACGAGCCGCAGGCATGCACCGCGCTCTTGGACGAGTTCCGGGAGGTCAACGACCCCGTTCGCCAGTTCCTGGGCGACGTGCTGCCGGAGGCATCCTGGGACATCCTCTCGTGGCAGTTCGTCCACGACCTGTACCGCCACTGGTTCCAGAGGAACATCCCGTCCGGCAGGCCCGAGAGCCGCAAGGCGCTCATCGCTGACATCAAGCGCCTCCTGCCGGAGTGGCATGAGTGGTCGTACACCGACAACCCGGTGTTCGTGCCCGACGAGATGAGGGCGCAGCCCGAGCCGTTGATTGCCGAGTACGAGGTGACCGAGTGGATGAACAAGGCGTACCGCGGTTCCGACCAGGGCCGCATCTGCATGCCCGACCTGCCCGCCCGCGTGAGGGGTCTCATGCGTACGGTGCCTCTCGGCTCGGGCGGTAGCAACGAAACAGATTCAGAGGACAAGGAGGATTAG
- a CDS encoding relaxase/mobilization nuclease domain-containing protein gives MSTTHIQPLPNVYGRMAYTELGEGKKRTENIQNGTNRIAAQMGDGDSREEFVRFCSAMKRQNQGRENEGFEVRVSWAPEELSKDAPEDIQRACEYGYLLCKEVAPNAPCWVTVHTDGEGGCVHVHATIANHDLETGNAIAHGTDHATVKRKNDQLSRQMGFSVVGPQPGAQRTRWADRKSEFEPGAFERMLGNRVEEARNASSSMDEFREELRLRGVELNEVRKVDKETGEETVGWSYKAHDPLGKTKRKRRRRASNLADDLTKEGVEAYFEEKQRQAEAQKEDAPVPVPVATVAAEPQPDSPAEPSFDVYAVEESDVAQMAGDLQRAHINRCRESGEPFMGERYGQLMEAERHPEEQLAKLRGEVDAARREFHASKEARDALNHPCPNLLAGAWVFAKAGRDAKDPVSRMMADMTAMMMRMLLQQAMEEQRRREREAAERRLYESRRNMWDAEKRLKSAEKALAHEDEREEQAKRVRLQEREDKAARRAGGRVKYGADADKQYE, from the coding sequence ATGTCAACGACTCACATCCAGCCCCTGCCGAACGTCTACGGGCGCATGGCCTACACGGAACTCGGCGAGGGCAAGAAGCGTACCGAGAACATCCAGAACGGGACGAACCGTATCGCCGCCCAGATGGGTGACGGTGATTCCCGCGAGGAGTTCGTGCGCTTCTGCTCCGCCATGAAGAGACAGAACCAGGGGCGCGAGAACGAGGGGTTCGAGGTGCGCGTCTCGTGGGCACCCGAGGAGCTGTCCAAGGACGCCCCCGAGGACATCCAGCGCGCCTGCGAGTACGGCTACCTGCTGTGCAAGGAGGTGGCACCCAACGCCCCGTGCTGGGTCACGGTCCACACCGACGGCGAGGGCGGCTGCGTGCACGTCCACGCCACCATCGCGAACCACGATTTGGAGACGGGCAACGCCATCGCGCACGGCACCGACCACGCCACGGTCAAGCGCAAGAACGACCAGTTGAGCAGACAGATGGGCTTCTCCGTGGTGGGTCCCCAGCCGGGCGCGCAGAGGACGAGATGGGCGGACCGTAAGAGCGAGTTCGAGCCGGGCGCTTTCGAGCGCATGCTGGGAAACCGCGTCGAGGAGGCCCGCAACGCGTCGTCCAGCATGGACGAGTTCCGCGAGGAGCTTAGGCTGCGCGGCGTGGAGCTGAACGAGGTGCGCAAGGTGGACAAGGAGACCGGCGAGGAGACCGTGGGCTGGAGCTACAAGGCGCACGACCCGCTGGGCAAGACCAAGCGCAAGAGAAGGCGCCGCGCCTCCAACCTCGCCGACGACCTGACCAAGGAAGGCGTCGAGGCCTACTTCGAGGAGAAGCAGAGGCAGGCGGAGGCCCAGAAGGAAGACGCGCCGGTACCTGTTCCCGTGGCAACCGTCGCGGCGGAACCGCAGCCGGATTCCCCGGCAGAGCCTTCATTCGACGTGTACGCGGTCGAGGAGTCCGATGTGGCGCAGATGGCGGGCGACCTCCAGAGGGCGCACATCAACCGCTGCCGCGAGAGCGGCGAGCCGTTCATGGGCGAGCGCTACGGGCAGCTCATGGAGGCGGAGCGCCACCCCGAGGAGCAGCTGGCGAAGCTGCGCGGCGAGGTGGACGCTGCGAGGCGCGAGTTCCACGCCTCCAAGGAGGCCCGCGACGCGCTCAACCACCCGTGCCCGAACCTGCTGGCCGGTGCATGGGTGTTCGCCAAGGCCGGGCGCGACGCCAAGGACCCCGTGTCCCGCATGATGGCGGACATGACGGCCATGATGATGCGCATGCTGCTTCAGCAGGCCATGGAGGAGCAGCGCCGCCGGGAGCGCGAAGCTGCGGAGAGGCGTCTGTACGAGTCCCGCAGGAACATGTGGGACGCCGAGAAGCGCCTGAAGTCAGCCGAGAAGGCCCTTGCCCACGAGGACGAGCGCGAGGAGCAGGCGAAACGCGTGCGCCTGCAGGAACGCGAGGACAAGGCGGCAAGGCGTGCCGGCGGCCGCGTGAAGTACGGGGCCGATGCGGACAAGCAGTACGAGTAG
- the mobC gene encoding plasmid mobilization relaxosome protein MobC, whose translation MAVSAEKRSSRVRRQASKKQRKNRTVQVRFSDEELAALDAVCESTGMTRSAVLRSWTVPGEGAGSNPVYVVTKNADAERLAMEARRIGVNVNQIARTLNAEAKGRGGMLRSDTLNGCEKGLEEVRGELSKLAREVETLRQDFGSDMFSALMYSDDPGRLRRLVNYWFGMGGDA comes from the coding sequence ATGGCAGTGAGTGCCGAAAAGAGAAGCAGCCGCGTGCGCCGCCAGGCGTCCAAGAAGCAGCGCAAGAACCGTACCGTGCAGGTGCGATTCTCGGACGAGGAGCTTGCTGCTTTGGATGCGGTCTGCGAGAGCACGGGCATGACACGCTCTGCCGTGCTGCGCAGCTGGACCGTGCCCGGCGAGGGCGCTGGCTCCAACCCAGTGTACGTGGTGACGAAGAACGCCGACGCGGAGCGTCTGGCGATGGAGGCGAGACGCATAGGCGTCAACGTGAACCAGATTGCAAGGACGCTGAACGCCGAGGCGAAAGGGCGCGGGGGCATGCTCCGCTCCGACACCCTGAACGGATGCGAAAAGGGCCTCGAAGAGGTGCGCGGCGAGCTGTCGAAGCTGGCCCGCGAGGTGGAGACCCTTCGCCAGGATTTCGGGTCAGACATGTTCTCCGCGCTGATGTATTCAGATGACCCGGGCAGGTTGAGGCGGCTCGTCAATTACTGGTTCGGGATGGGAGGTGATGCCTGA